The following proteins come from a genomic window of Pseudomonas sp. MAG733B:
- a CDS encoding LysR substrate-binding domain-containing protein yields MLKHWPPLSTLRGFEAAARLGSFHKAADELNLTQSAISQQIRSLEAYLEQPLFFRSGRSVSLTDAGHDLLSTTQALLQQLAVGIRRLGQYQKPNQLVLNTTPAFARHWLLPRLADFRQQHPEVDLWIFSTDEVPDMATQTIDIAVRDDISSQAECSFKVLCADRLYPACHPNLLAQPQEKRTTLHGEREMDWSHWAVEAGIDVGQQDQGLNFSDPGLLLDAACAGLGIALVSQLLSRQARANGLLQPLVEQTIRGPNWALLTHRDSESNARSFCEWLVGNLPD; encoded by the coding sequence ATGCTCAAACACTGGCCGCCACTGAGCACGCTTCGCGGCTTTGAAGCCGCCGCGCGGCTGGGCAGTTTTCACAAGGCCGCCGACGAGTTGAACCTCACCCAGTCGGCCATTAGCCAGCAGATCCGCAGCCTTGAGGCTTACCTCGAACAACCGCTGTTCTTTCGCAGCGGACGCAGCGTCAGCCTGACCGATGCCGGGCATGATTTGCTCAGCACCACCCAGGCTCTGCTCCAGCAACTGGCCGTGGGCATTCGACGCTTGGGGCAATATCAGAAGCCCAATCAACTGGTGCTCAACACCACGCCGGCGTTCGCCCGCCATTGGTTGCTGCCGCGTCTGGCCGATTTTCGCCAACAGCATCCGGAGGTCGATCTGTGGATTTTCAGCACCGACGAAGTGCCTGACATGGCGACGCAAACGATCGACATCGCGGTGCGCGACGACATCAGCTCCCAGGCCGAATGCAGCTTCAAGGTTTTATGCGCCGACCGCCTCTACCCGGCGTGTCATCCGAATCTGTTGGCACAGCCACAGGAAAAGCGCACCACCTTGCATGGCGAACGGGAAATGGACTGGAGTCATTGGGCGGTGGAGGCCGGTATCGATGTCGGCCAGCAGGATCAGGGACTGAACTTCTCCGATCCTGGCCTATTGCTGGATGCCGCCTGCGCGGGGCTCGGCATCGCGCTGGTCAGCCAGTTACTGAGTCGGCAAGCACGCGCCAACGGCCTGTTGCAGCCCTTGGTGGAGCAGACCATTCGTGGGCCGAACTGGGCTTTGTTGACCCATCGAGACAGTGAGAGCAATGCACGGAGTTTCTGTGAGTGGCTGGTCGGGAACCTGCCGGACTAA
- a CDS encoding agmatine deiminase family protein, which yields MQQNDNKNTGWIMPAEWARHAATWMVWPHNKALWESGWRVTLANVQEDFARVANAIARFEPVKMVVDPSAVASAKALCGPNIELIELAVNDSWCRDSGPSFVCHPQQGLAGVSWRFNAWGGKSAHDLDESLGRRVLNHLGFECFGTPLSNEGGAIHVDGEGTLITTESVLLNPNRNPGMNKAEMEEIFARLLGVKKTIWLPGDPDYVTGDMTDGHVDGVCAFARPGVLLVDATHDKQSVYAEVARENRRALELATDAQGRKFELIELYEASDAVDTEAEVFCASYTNFYIANGAIIMPAYGIAADDVAAETLAQAFPGREVVPVRINHLAHGGGGVHCITQQQPAWPLEG from the coding sequence ATGCAGCAGAACGACAATAAAAACACCGGTTGGATCATGCCCGCAGAGTGGGCCCGGCACGCGGCGACCTGGATGGTCTGGCCGCACAATAAGGCGCTGTGGGAGTCCGGCTGGCGCGTGACATTGGCCAACGTGCAAGAAGACTTCGCCCGCGTGGCCAATGCCATTGCCCGTTTCGAACCGGTGAAAATGGTTGTCGATCCATCGGCGGTCGCCAGCGCCAAAGCGTTGTGCGGGCCGAACATCGAATTGATCGAGTTGGCGGTGAACGACAGCTGGTGCCGCGACTCCGGCCCGAGTTTCGTCTGCCATCCGCAGCAAGGCCTGGCCGGGGTGAGCTGGCGCTTCAATGCGTGGGGCGGCAAGTCGGCGCACGACCTCGACGAAAGCCTGGGGCGCCGCGTGCTCAATCACTTGGGTTTCGAATGTTTCGGTACGCCGCTGAGTAACGAAGGCGGGGCGATCCATGTCGACGGCGAAGGGACGCTGATCACCACCGAATCGGTGTTGCTCAACCCCAATCGCAATCCCGGCATGAACAAGGCCGAGATGGAGGAGATCTTTGCGCGTCTGCTCGGCGTGAAGAAAACCATCTGGCTTCCGGGTGATCCGGACTACGTCACCGGCGACATGACCGACGGCCACGTCGATGGTGTGTGCGCATTCGCCCGTCCCGGCGTTTTGCTGGTCGACGCTACCCACGACAAACAATCGGTGTACGCCGAAGTGGCCCGTGAAAACCGTCGTGCGCTGGAACTGGCTACCGATGCGCAAGGACGCAAGTTCGAACTGATCGAGTTGTATGAAGCCAGCGACGCCGTGGACACCGAAGCCGAAGTGTTCTGCGCCTCGTACACCAACTTCTACATCGCCAACGGCGCGATCATCATGCCGGCCTACGGCATTGCGGCCGATGATGTGGCCGCCGAAACGCTCGCCCAGGCATTCCCCGGACGTGAAGTGGTGCCGGTGCGGATCAATCATCTGGCCCATGGCGGCGGCGGTGTGCACTGCATCACCCAGCAACAGCCTGCCTGGCCGCTGGAGGGTTAA
- the aguB gene encoding N-carbamoylputrescine amidase, which produces MTLLTIATTQMPCTWDLKNNLDQAEQLVREAAAKGAQVILLQELFATPYFCIEQNHKHLALAEEFRESPVLKRFAALARELGVVLPLSWFEKAGNAYFNSLCVADADGRLLGVYRKTHIPNAIGYQEKEYFSPGDTGFRVWDTAFGRIGVGICWDQWFPETARCLALMGAEVLLFPTAIGSEPGCASLDSRDHWQMTMRGHAAANILPVVASNRVGREAATTDPALQMSFYGSSFICNHKGKLLAEADRDSTGVLVHSLDLAAMREERLSWGIYRDRRPDMYGALLSQDGRHINSRWNTQGV; this is translated from the coding sequence ATGACGCTCCTGACAATCGCCACCACCCAGATGCCGTGCACCTGGGACCTGAAAAACAACCTCGACCAAGCCGAACAGCTTGTCCGCGAGGCAGCGGCCAAGGGTGCCCAGGTCATCCTGCTGCAAGAGCTGTTTGCCACGCCGTATTTCTGCATCGAGCAAAATCACAAGCACCTGGCCCTGGCCGAGGAGTTTCGCGAAAGCCCGGTCCTCAAGCGCTTTGCCGCATTGGCGAGGGAGTTGGGCGTGGTGCTGCCGCTGAGCTGGTTCGAGAAGGCCGGCAACGCGTATTTCAATTCTCTATGCGTGGCCGATGCCGATGGACGCCTGCTGGGTGTTTACCGCAAAACCCATATCCCCAACGCCATCGGCTATCAGGAGAAAGAATATTTCAGCCCCGGCGACACCGGTTTCCGGGTCTGGGACACCGCGTTCGGGCGCATCGGCGTGGGCATCTGCTGGGATCAGTGGTTCCCCGAGACGGCACGTTGCCTGGCCTTGATGGGCGCCGAGGTCCTGTTGTTTCCCACGGCGATCGGCTCTGAACCAGGCTGTGCGAGCCTGGACTCCCGCGACCATTGGCAAATGACCATGCGCGGTCATGCGGCGGCCAACATCCTGCCGGTGGTGGCGTCCAACCGCGTCGGCCGGGAAGCCGCGACCACCGATCCAGCGTTGCAGATGAGTTTCTACGGCTCGTCCTTCATTTGTAACCACAAGGGCAAATTGCTCGCCGAGGCCGACCGTGACAGCACCGGCGTGCTGGTGCACAGCCTCGACCTGGCGGCCATGCGCGAAGAGCGCCTGAGCTGGGGCATCTACCGCGACCGCCGTCCGGACATGTACGGGGCGTTGTTGAGTCAGGACGGGCGCCACATCAACTCACGCTGGAACACTCAAGGAGTTTGA
- a CDS encoding extracellular solute-binding protein has protein sequence MHVSHKRLLAALGFSLCCTVPSLHAEEKTLRLYNWADYFAEDTLSRFTAETGIKVIYDVMDGSETLEAKMLAGGSGYDLIFPGDTVAERLMRAGSLMPLDRSKLTELADIEPGLQKLRKQYEHSSQATVPYTWGTIGLTYNAEQIKQRVPDAPVNSLDMLFKPELAAKFADCGISMIDSPDEALAVVLNYLGRDPRSGKPEDLKAASELLMKLRPYIRKFQSQPVTDLVNGNLCLSLGYSGDMTQAQRTADSAGKKSDFQYRIPREGTTIWMDTMAIPVDARHPEYAYAFINFVMRPQNMAAISNFTGYPTSNAKARPDVDATMRDNPDIYIDEATYARLIPGKDIPQADMRARMRTWTKFKTATSQ, from the coding sequence ATGCACGTTTCCCACAAACGCTTGCTCGCTGCCCTGGGTTTTTCACTGTGCTGCACGGTGCCGTCGCTGCACGCCGAGGAGAAAACCCTGCGGCTGTACAACTGGGCCGATTATTTCGCCGAAGACACCCTGAGCCGCTTCACCGCCGAAACCGGGATCAAGGTGATCTACGACGTGATGGATGGCAGCGAAACCCTGGAAGCCAAGATGCTCGCGGGCGGCAGCGGCTATGACCTGATCTTTCCCGGCGACACCGTGGCCGAGCGCCTGATGCGCGCCGGCAGCCTGATGCCGCTGGATCGCTCGAAACTCACGGAGCTGGCCGACATCGAGCCCGGTCTGCAAAAACTGCGCAAGCAATACGAGCATTCGAGTCAGGCCACCGTCCCGTACACCTGGGGCACCATCGGCCTGACTTACAACGCCGAGCAGATCAAGCAGCGCGTGCCCGACGCCCCGGTCAACAGCCTCGACATGCTGTTCAAACCCGAACTGGCGGCGAAGTTTGCCGATTGCGGCATTTCGATGATCGATTCGCCGGATGAAGCTCTGGCGGTGGTCCTCAACTATCTCGGTCGCGACCCACGCAGCGGCAAACCGGAAGACCTGAAGGCAGCGAGCGAACTGCTGATGAAATTGCGACCGTACATTCGCAAGTTCCAGTCGCAACCGGTGACCGATCTGGTCAACGGCAACCTGTGCCTGTCCCTCGGCTATAGCGGCGACATGACCCAGGCGCAACGCACGGCGGATTCCGCCGGCAAGAAAAGCGACTTCCAGTACCGCATTCCCCGCGAAGGCACCACGATCTGGATGGACACAATGGCCATTCCCGTCGACGCCAGACATCCGGAGTACGCCTACGCGTTCATCAACTTCGTCATGCGTCCGCAGAACATGGCCGCCATCAGTAATTTCACCGGTTACCCGACTTCCAATGCCAAGGCCCGTCCGGACGTCGATGCAACGATGCGCGACAACCCGGACATCTACATCGACGAAGCCACCTATGCTCGATTGATACCCGGCAAAGATATTCCTCAGGCCGACATGCGCGCACGCATGCGCACCTGGACCAAGTTCAAGACGGCCACAAGCCAATGA
- a CDS encoding agmatine deiminase family protein, protein MSTRREFIKQVSVAAGVTAAFMGLGLSPAQVLAAGEGRWYMPDEGDKHQQAFIAFGAQDAIWEDFTADVQAALGLIARTIAGYEPVTVFCRDSERDLAEEHCGTKNITYVITELDDIWMRDIGANFVVDGKGDLGAVDFNFNGWGNKQRHSKDAQLAALVAETEEARYLRSELVGEGGGIEVDGHGTGIMTESSWINKNRNPDWSKAEVEQELKERLGLRKIIWLPGIKGKDITDAHVDFYARFVKPGVVIANLDKDPESYDYKVTRAHLEILKNATDADGRPLQVHTVSPPLNPRQSKFSKNNPDFAAGYINYFMINGAIIAPQFGDKAADRKAFDLLTQLYPDREVVQLNIDAISAGGGGIHCVTSHQPKV, encoded by the coding sequence ATGTCAACGCGTCGCGAATTCATCAAACAGGTATCGGTTGCCGCCGGTGTGACAGCCGCTTTCATGGGCCTTGGCCTGAGCCCCGCGCAAGTGCTGGCGGCGGGCGAGGGTCGTTGGTACATGCCGGATGAAGGCGACAAGCATCAACAGGCTTTCATCGCGTTTGGCGCGCAGGACGCCATCTGGGAAGACTTCACCGCCGACGTGCAAGCGGCGCTGGGCCTGATCGCGCGGACCATCGCCGGCTATGAACCGGTCACCGTGTTCTGTCGCGACAGCGAACGGGATCTGGCCGAAGAACACTGCGGCACGAAGAACATCACCTACGTCATCACCGAACTCGACGACATCTGGATGCGCGACATCGGTGCCAATTTTGTCGTCGATGGCAAGGGCGATCTCGGCGCGGTGGATTTCAATTTCAACGGCTGGGGCAACAAACAGCGGCACAGCAAAGATGCTCAGCTAGCCGCGCTGGTTGCCGAGACCGAAGAGGCCCGATACCTGCGCAGCGAATTGGTGGGCGAGGGCGGTGGCATCGAGGTGGATGGTCACGGTACGGGGATCATGACCGAAAGCAGCTGGATCAATAAAAATCGCAACCCCGACTGGAGCAAGGCCGAGGTCGAACAGGAACTGAAGGAACGCCTGGGTTTGCGCAAAATCATCTGGTTGCCGGGCATCAAGGGCAAGGACATCACCGATGCCCACGTCGACTTCTATGCCCGTTTCGTCAAGCCGGGCGTGGTGATCGCCAACCTCGACAAGGACCCCGAATCCTACGACTACAAGGTCACCCGCGCCCATCTGGAGATACTGAAAAACGCTACCGACGCCGATGGCCGCCCGTTGCAGGTGCACACCGTGTCGCCGCCACTCAATCCACGGCAGAGCAAGTTCAGCAAGAACAACCCGGACTTCGCCGCCGGCTACATCAATTACTTCATGATCAACGGGGCGATCATTGCGCCGCAGTTTGGTGACAAGGCAGCAGACCGCAAAGCTTTTGATCTGCTCACTCAACTGTATCCGGATCGCGAAGTGGTGCAGCTCAACATCGATGCCATCTCGGCCGGGGGCGGCGGCATCCACTGCGTGACCAGTCACCAGCCGAAGGTCTAG
- a CDS encoding Ldh family oxidoreductase, which yields MIRLTLIQARELAESILLHNGFNLAHAQAVAATVIAGERDGCASHGLYRILGCVNSLRAGKVSADAEPQVIDQAPSIVRVDAGGGFSQLAFQAGLPLLAQKARDNGIAALAINRCVHFSALWVEIEQLTAAGLVALACNPSHAWVAPAGGRLPVFGTNPIAFGWPRAGRDPFVFDFATSAIARGDIELHRRAGKAIPEGWGVDAQGQPSTDANVVLDSGAMLTFGGHKGSALAAMVELIAGPLIGDLTSAESLAYDGGSKSSPYHGELIIALDPRRFLGDATEQHLARAETLFEGIEGQGARLPSQRRYAARVRSLAEGVQIPEALYNDLKSLLV from the coding sequence ATGATTCGATTGACCCTGATCCAGGCCCGCGAGCTGGCCGAATCGATCCTGCTGCACAACGGTTTCAACCTGGCCCATGCGCAAGCGGTGGCGGCGACAGTGATTGCCGGTGAGCGCGACGGCTGTGCCTCCCACGGTCTGTACCGGATTCTGGGATGCGTGAATTCCCTGCGGGCCGGCAAGGTGTCGGCCGATGCCGAGCCGCAGGTGATCGATCAGGCGCCTTCGATCGTGCGGGTGGATGCTGGCGGTGGTTTTTCGCAATTGGCGTTTCAGGCCGGGTTGCCGTTACTGGCACAAAAGGCTCGCGACAATGGCATTGCCGCATTGGCAATCAACCGCTGTGTGCACTTCTCGGCACTATGGGTGGAGATCGAGCAACTGACCGCTGCCGGGCTGGTGGCGCTGGCGTGCAATCCGAGCCATGCCTGGGTGGCGCCCGCCGGCGGACGCTTGCCGGTGTTCGGCACCAATCCCATCGCTTTCGGTTGGCCACGCGCGGGGCGCGACCCGTTTGTGTTCGATTTCGCCACCAGCGCGATTGCCCGTGGCGACATCGAGTTGCATCGCCGGGCCGGCAAGGCGATTCCCGAGGGTTGGGGCGTGGACGCACAGGGCCAGCCAAGCACCGACGCCAACGTGGTGCTCGACAGCGGCGCGATGCTGACGTTCGGTGGGCACAAGGGTTCGGCATTGGCGGCGATGGTGGAGCTGATCGCCGGGCCGCTGATCGGCGACCTGACCAGCGCCGAGTCGCTGGCTTACGACGGCGGCAGCAAGTCGTCGCCGTACCATGGCGAGTTGATCATTGCCCTGGATCCCCGGCGCTTTTTGGGCGACGCCACCGAACAGCATCTGGCCAGGGCGGAAACCTTGTTCGAGGGCATCGAAGGGCAGGGCGCACGCTTGCCGTCACAACGACGTTATGCGGCACGGGTGCGCAGCCTGGCGGAGGGCGTGCAGATTCCAGAGGCGCTGTACAACGACCTGAAATCGCTGCTGGTCTGA
- a CDS encoding LysR substrate-binding domain-containing protein — translation MKRKMPGLNALKAFEVAGSTGSFTRAAELLNVTQSAVSRQVRQLEEQLGENLLERRHHHLELTSAGRVLLRALHQSFDKIELTVRSIQQKSHANRLHINAPPTFTNRWLMPRLGRLREKHPELELSITTRLQDSLAETSTLDCAIRFGDGEWDGLDSSLLFQERHIAVCAPTLYAREWSEQGIDLNRLTLLHVLAREDQRYLTWKHWLDAARISGVDTQGGYEFDLLDLAIRAAIDGLGITIADWHMVAPELASGQLTQVLNVHVEGHQSYWLVTRPEQLLPQLQVFSQWLQEEIWLAQRQLEPSTAAI, via the coding sequence ATGAAACGCAAAATGCCCGGCCTGAATGCGCTCAAAGCGTTCGAAGTGGCCGGTAGCACAGGCAGCTTCACCCGCGCCGCCGAGTTGCTAAACGTCACACAAAGCGCGGTCAGCCGTCAGGTGCGGCAGCTGGAAGAGCAACTGGGCGAGAACCTGCTGGAGCGGCGCCATCATCACTTGGAGCTGACCAGCGCCGGCCGGGTATTGCTACGGGCATTGCATCAATCCTTCGACAAGATCGAGCTGACGGTGCGCAGCATCCAGCAGAAATCCCATGCCAACCGCCTGCACATCAACGCGCCGCCGACCTTCACCAATCGCTGGCTGATGCCGCGTCTGGGGCGCTTGCGCGAGAAACATCCGGAGCTGGAATTGAGCATCACCACGCGCTTGCAGGACAGCCTGGCGGAAACCAGTACGCTCGATTGCGCGATCCGTTTTGGCGACGGCGAATGGGATGGCCTGGACAGCTCGCTGCTGTTTCAGGAGCGGCACATCGCGGTGTGCGCTCCCACGTTGTATGCACGGGAGTGGAGCGAGCAGGGCATCGACCTCAACCGCCTGACGCTGTTGCATGTGCTGGCCCGGGAAGACCAGCGTTACCTGACCTGGAAGCACTGGCTGGACGCCGCGCGCATCAGCGGCGTCGACACCCAGGGTGGATACGAATTCGACCTGCTCGACCTGGCGATTCGCGCCGCCATCGACGGCCTGGGCATCACCATCGCCGACTGGCACATGGTCGCGCCGGAACTGGCCAGCGGTCAGTTGACCCAGGTGCTCAACGTGCACGTCGAAGGCCATCAGTCGTATTGGCTGGTAACCCGCCCCGAGCAGTTGCTGCCGCAACTGCAGGTGTTCAGCCAGTGGCTGCAGGAGGAGATCTGGCTGGCGCAACGGCAGCTCGAACCGTCTACCGCAGCTATCTGA
- the aldA gene encoding aldehyde dehydrogenase encodes MRLERNFVNGHFIEPASDALIAVYNPATEALVGHVSAATADEATAAVEAAAAAQKTWGKLTSIERAEHLRAFADALEANAVNIGEALAAESGKSVSDASNEARYAAQITRYHAEWARRIEGEIIPSDSPNENLFLHREAIGVVACLIPFNYPVYTLLRKIAPALIAGNTVVVRPSNNTPTSAFEIAKAVQQSGLPAGVVNILTMDHGTAATVCTHKAVGLITLTGSVNAGRIVLDYCKANIAKPSLELGGKTPAIIEADADLEAAASAIVASKTTHCGQLCTAVERVYVQESVYEKFLGLLKAKISAVKFGDRTTDASLMGPLVNASSQQNIHAMVERAIADGAVLETGGFIPPGKGHFYPPTLLSGCRQDMEIIQEEIFGPVLPVLKYRDIDEALAMANDHQFGLSSVLYTENYRTVQKVANAIEAGELYVNRTPADPYQGFHAGWKRSGLGGDDGKHGMLEFTQTRLVVMKY; translated from the coding sequence ATGCGACTCGAGCGAAATTTTGTTAACGGCCACTTCATCGAACCGGCCAGCGATGCGCTGATCGCGGTCTACAACCCGGCGACCGAAGCGTTGGTCGGCCACGTTTCGGCCGCGACCGCCGACGAGGCGACAGCTGCCGTCGAAGCCGCAGCCGCTGCGCAGAAAACCTGGGGCAAACTCACCAGCATCGAACGCGCTGAGCACCTGCGTGCTTTTGCTGACGCACTTGAAGCCAACGCGGTGAACATCGGTGAAGCCCTGGCTGCCGAGTCCGGCAAGAGCGTCAGCGACGCCAGCAACGAAGCCCGCTACGCCGCGCAGATCACCCGTTACCACGCCGAGTGGGCGCGCCGCATCGAAGGCGAGATCATTCCCAGCGATAGCCCGAACGAAAACCTGTTCCTGCACCGCGAAGCGATTGGCGTGGTCGCCTGCCTGATCCCGTTCAACTACCCGGTTTACACCTTGCTGCGCAAAATCGCCCCGGCGCTGATTGCCGGCAACACCGTGGTGGTGCGCCCGAGCAACAACACGCCTACCTCGGCATTCGAAATCGCCAAGGCTGTGCAGCAATCCGGTTTGCCGGCCGGCGTGGTCAACATCCTGACCATGGATCACGGCACTGCTGCCACGGTTTGCACCCATAAAGCCGTGGGTTTGATCACCTTGACCGGTAGCGTCAACGCCGGGCGCATCGTGCTCGATTACTGCAAGGCCAACATCGCCAAGCCATCGCTGGAACTGGGCGGCAAGACACCGGCGATCATCGAGGCCGATGCCGACCTCGAAGCCGCCGCCAGCGCCATCGTCGCCTCCAAGACCACTCACTGCGGCCAGTTGTGCACGGCGGTCGAGCGGGTTTATGTGCAGGAAAGCGTCTACGAAAAATTCCTCGGCCTGCTGAAAGCAAAAATCAGCGCCGTGAAATTCGGCGATCGCACCACTGATGCGAGCCTGATGGGGCCGCTGGTCAACGCCAGTTCGCAGCAGAACATCCACGCCATGGTCGAGCGCGCCATCGCCGACGGCGCGGTGCTGGAAACCGGTGGATTTATCCCGCCAGGCAAAGGCCACTTCTACCCGCCGACCCTGCTCAGCGGCTGCCGTCAGGACATGGAAATCATCCAGGAAGAAATCTTCGGCCCGGTGCTGCCGGTACTCAAATACCGCGACATCGACGAAGCCCTGGCCATGGCCAACGATCACCAGTTCGGTCTGTCTTCTGTGCTCTACACCGAGAACTACCGCACCGTGCAGAAAGTCGCCAATGCCATCGAGGCCGGCGAGTTGTACGTCAATCGCACCCCGGCCGATCCGTACCAGGGCTTCCACGCCGGCTGGAAACGCTCGGGCCTGGGCGGCGATGACGGCAAGCACGGCATGCTCGAATTCACCCAGACCCGACTTGTGGTGATGAAGTACTGA
- a CDS encoding MFS transporter, with translation MSKHASTAAAVQGSNAGTQSHSDKGSRYFQLMLLVLAAGAIYPILYLRQVYQTTMLEVFQINHSELGYLYSMLGTIFLLSYLPSGWLADRIAPRFLIFFSLVATGALGLWYSTAPSMTGLMIIFGCWGLTTGLTFWASVLKRVKMIARHSEQGRFFGILDGGRGLVEALLATVALGLFAFATETRGESAAEGFKHVVYLYAFTCIAIGCVLVLIKDPKSMEETAAVEKGKFNLLSDLTTLVKIPELWLVTAIVFCGYHIFWATYSFSDYLQGGGMTAVMAGTITTIKLWMRPIGGIGGGWLGDKFSNISVLVVALFLASLAMVGLIVFPALNSMGLLIGTVIFIGLMTYAIRGLYWAILDTCNIPLRITGLAIGIVSVVGYLPDAFIPLINGYLTEHYPGAFGYKLYFGYIAFVGLLGTLAALTLRARINRKTSNRTGA, from the coding sequence ATGTCCAAGCATGCATCCACTGCTGCCGCTGTTCAGGGTTCGAACGCGGGTACACAAAGCCACAGCGACAAGGGAAGTCGCTATTTCCAACTGATGCTGCTGGTGCTCGCCGCCGGTGCGATCTACCCGATCCTGTACCTACGTCAGGTCTACCAGACCACCATGCTCGAAGTGTTCCAGATCAACCACAGCGAACTGGGTTATCTGTACTCGATGCTCGGGACGATTTTCCTGTTGTCCTATCTGCCGAGCGGCTGGCTGGCGGATCGCATTGCGCCGCGCTTCCTGATTTTCTTCTCGCTGGTCGCTACCGGCGCCTTGGGCCTGTGGTACTCCACCGCGCCGTCGATGACTGGTCTGATGATCATCTTCGGTTGCTGGGGCTTGACCACCGGCCTGACCTTCTGGGCCTCGGTGCTCAAGCGCGTGAAGATGATTGCCCGGCACTCCGAACAGGGCCGCTTCTTCGGCATCCTCGATGGCGGTCGCGGTCTGGTCGAAGCCTTGCTGGCGACGGTCGCGTTGGGCCTGTTCGCTTTCGCCACCGAAACCCGTGGCGAGTCGGCGGCCGAAGGTTTCAAGCACGTGGTCTACCTGTATGCCTTCACCTGTATCGCCATCGGCTGTGTGCTGGTGCTGATCAAGGACCCGAAGTCGATGGAAGAAACGGCGGCGGTGGAGAAGGGCAAGTTCAACCTGCTCAGCGACCTGACCACCCTGGTGAAAATCCCCGAGCTGTGGCTGGTCACCGCGATTGTGTTCTGCGGCTATCACATCTTCTGGGCCACCTACAGTTTCTCGGACTATTTGCAGGGCGGCGGCATGACCGCGGTCATGGCCGGCACCATCACCACCATCAAATTGTGGATGCGCCCGATTGGCGGCATCGGCGGCGGTTGGCTGGGTGACAAGTTCTCGAACATCTCGGTGCTGGTGGTGGCGTTGTTTCTCGCGTCACTGGCGATGGTCGGGCTGATCGTGTTCCCGGCGCTCAACAGCATGGGCTTGCTGATCGGCACAGTGATTTTCATCGGCCTGATGACCTACGCCATTCGCGGCCTGTACTGGGCGATTCTCGACACCTGCAACATTCCGCTGCGCATCACCGGCCTGGCCATCGGCATTGTCTCGGTGGTCGGTTACCTGCCGGACGCGTTCATTCCATTGATCAACGGCTACCTCACCGAGCATTACCCCGGTGCCTTTGGCTACAAGCTGTATTTCGGCTACATCGCTTTCGTCGGCCTGCTCGGGACCCTCGCGGCCCTGACCTTGCGCGCACGTATCAACCGTAAAACTTCGAACCGGACAGGTGCATAA